In Candidatus Micrarchaeum acidiphilum ARMAN-2, one DNA window encodes the following:
- a CDS encoding NUDIX hydrolase, whose translation MKDSAMEEKIKKYAKRYVDGQAVTILPVIGGKTAVINRQYRKTAGSWMYELPSGKMEPNENPRKAAIRELEEETGYNAGSLRLLFSAYLVSGINTKKSYFYLATNLKKGTPRRESGELIETRVVPLGRLYGMVKKGMIADSKSVSCILYYKSFVKGKSSRSA comes from the coding sequence ATGAAAGATTCGGCAATGGAAGAAAAGATAAAGAAATACGCAAAGAGGTACGTTGACGGCCAGGCCGTTACAATACTGCCTGTAATCGGCGGGAAAACAGCAGTCATAAACAGGCAGTACCGTAAAACCGCCGGATCGTGGATGTATGAACTGCCCTCCGGCAAGATGGAGCCAAATGAAAATCCACGTAAGGCTGCCATAAGGGAGCTCGAGGAGGAAACAGGCTACAATGCAGGCAGCCTCAGGCTGCTTTTTTCAGCATATCTGGTATCTGGAATAAACACAAAGAAAAGCTATTTTTACCTTGCGACAAATTTGAAAAAGGGCACTCCCAGAAGGGAATCTGGCGAACTCATAGAGACCAGGGTCGTGCCCCTCGGCAGGCTATACGGGATGGTAAAAAAAGGCATGATAGCCGACAGCAAGAGCGTATCCTGCATACTCTACTACAAGAGCTTCGTCAAGGGCAAATCTAGTAGAAGTGCTTAA
- a CDS encoding biotin/lipoate A/B protein ligase — protein MFDYEYFGTGTFSISENMALEELMLDESARRKVATIRFWNVEKDAAVIGYGESKSNIRREDGSFDIARRITGGSHVQFDSNCLAYTFTVPRDGSFRYFNDMRKFFADKVAASLAELGVDDVEADNKASTINVGGKVIASHAIFWGTESALMHGLMLVNHYNVDEIFERMLLKERKIGKHSYSEYGALKSMPVAANLMAGKVREEIPKSNKIAYVKKMLSEQMLKEIAGDRYKSRGVGPSDIAKAMLLASQRHVGTPWIENRSPSYTDSEVEAIPGEELSGKLKKDLGYCMYIEVPDKDFAKMTLPEDEM, from the coding sequence ATGTTTGACTACGAGTACTTTGGCACTGGCACGTTTTCCATATCTGAAAACATGGCGCTTGAGGAGCTCATGCTGGACGAATCCGCCAGAAGGAAGGTAGCCACGATACGGTTCTGGAACGTCGAGAAAGACGCTGCAGTCATAGGCTACGGAGAATCAAAGTCTAACATAAGGCGCGAGGACGGCAGCTTCGACATAGCAAGGAGAATAACCGGAGGATCACACGTGCAATTCGACAGCAACTGCCTGGCTTATACATTCACTGTCCCGAGGGACGGCAGCTTCAGGTACTTCAACGACATGAGAAAATTCTTTGCCGACAAGGTTGCGGCCTCGCTGGCCGAGCTGGGAGTAGACGATGTCGAAGCCGACAACAAGGCCTCTACGATAAACGTCGGCGGCAAAGTAATTGCAAGCCATGCAATCTTCTGGGGAACAGAGAGCGCCCTAATGCACGGGCTCATGCTCGTAAACCACTACAATGTAGACGAGATATTCGAAAGGATGCTGCTCAAGGAGCGCAAAATAGGCAAGCACTCATATTCTGAGTACGGCGCGCTGAAGAGCATGCCGGTTGCAGCCAATCTTATGGCCGGCAAGGTGCGCGAAGAGATCCCAAAGAGCAACAAAATCGCATACGTAAAGAAGATGCTATCCGAGCAGATGCTTAAGGAAATAGCTGGCGACAGGTATAAAAGCAGGGGAGTTGGCCCCAGCGATATTGCAAAGGCGATGCTGCTTGCAAGCCAGAGGCATGTCGGGACTCCGTGGATCGAGAACCGCAGCCCGTCTTATACTGACTCCGAGGTGGAGGCAATTCCGGGCGAGGAGCTTTCTGGAAAGCTAAAGAAAGATTTAGGATACTGCATGTACATAGAAGTGCCTGACAAGGACTTTGCAAAGATGACGCTTCCAGAAGATGAGATGTGA
- a CDS encoding Na+/solute symporter: MIDDSTYAVFIALFVIFIAIGFLGKRFRKGDLSKIEEWSLGGRNMGTALVWFLVGADLFTAYTFIAVPSSMFKIGALYYFAVPYVSITFAIAMLTMPRLWRYSKKRGYITAADFIKDKFNSRSLAVIIAVTGIVAELPYIALQVVGIQAILTSMLLGSANIAVISTVAIVLAFVALAGFTFVAGLRGVTLTAIFKDALIFITVAAVIIGVTLSLGGFGSAFSKVPTFVTLPSRFAAAYISLFFMSALALYLYPHAINGSFSAKDAIKLRRSQSLLPIYAIGLAFIVLFGVLIYGVPSAMSLIKSLPPSSSGVLVVPTLIASTMPGWFVGFAFLGIFIGGLVPAALMAIAIANLLTRNIIKEIKPDIGAKLETTTTKWFAVLFEFIALGFVFIVPATYAIQLQLLGGIIILQTMPAVFIALFTNKLNKYGLGVGWLVGIVSGIYLVEVANHFGLLSTSLMSSPFGLLFIGATATAINLVIVLIWSAVSPGKASPDFVKGIQGV, encoded by the coding sequence ATGATAGACGATTCGACTTACGCAGTTTTCATAGCTCTTTTCGTAATATTTATAGCAATAGGCTTCTTGGGGAAGCGCTTCAGGAAAGGCGACCTTTCAAAGATAGAGGAATGGTCCCTTGGCGGCAGGAACATGGGGACCGCCCTGGTCTGGTTCCTTGTGGGCGCAGACCTGTTTACGGCATACACGTTCATAGCCGTGCCTTCAAGCATGTTCAAGATCGGTGCGCTGTACTATTTCGCAGTGCCGTACGTGTCAATAACGTTCGCCATAGCAATGCTTACAATGCCAAGGCTCTGGAGGTATTCAAAGAAAAGGGGATACATAACGGCAGCAGACTTCATAAAGGACAAGTTCAACAGCCGCAGCCTGGCCGTAATCATAGCGGTTACCGGCATAGTCGCAGAACTTCCTTACATAGCCCTGCAGGTCGTGGGCATACAGGCCATACTCACCTCAATGCTGCTCGGCTCGGCCAACATCGCAGTCATAAGCACGGTTGCGATAGTGCTCGCATTCGTGGCATTGGCGGGATTCACTTTCGTGGCGGGGCTTAGGGGAGTTACCCTTACGGCGATATTCAAGGACGCGCTGATATTCATAACAGTGGCGGCAGTGATAATCGGAGTCACGCTTTCACTGGGCGGGTTCGGCTCCGCGTTCTCAAAGGTTCCGACGTTCGTCACGCTGCCAAGCAGGTTCGCTGCAGCCTATATAAGCCTGTTCTTCATGAGCGCCCTGGCTCTTTACCTTTATCCACATGCAATAAACGGCAGCTTTAGCGCAAAGGATGCGATTAAGCTCAGGAGGAGCCAGTCTCTGCTGCCGATATATGCCATAGGCCTTGCTTTCATAGTGCTGTTCGGGGTGCTGATATACGGGGTGCCTAGCGCCATGTCGCTGATAAAGTCTCTGCCGCCCTCGTCAAGCGGGGTTCTTGTGGTTCCTACTTTGATAGCATCTACAATGCCGGGCTGGTTCGTGGGATTTGCATTCCTGGGCATATTCATAGGCGGCCTGGTGCCTGCAGCGCTCATGGCCATAGCCATAGCAAACCTTCTTACAAGGAACATAATCAAGGAGATAAAGCCGGACATAGGCGCCAAGCTTGAGACCACCACTACGAAGTGGTTTGCGGTCCTGTTCGAGTTCATAGCGCTGGGCTTCGTCTTCATAGTGCCTGCAACATACGCGATACAGCTCCAGCTGCTCGGCGGAATAATAATACTGCAGACCATGCCCGCAGTGTTCATAGCATTGTTTACCAACAAGCTGAACAAGTACGGCCTTGGGGTCGGATGGCTTGTCGGCATAGTGTCCGGCATATACCTTGTGGAAGTGGCAAACCATTTCGGGCTGCTCTCCACGTCGCTGATGTCCAGCCCGTTCGGCCTCCTGTTCATAGGGGCCACGGCAACCGCAATAAACCTGGTCATAGTCCTGATATGGAGCGCGGTATCGCCCGGGAAGGCATCTCCAGACTTCGTGAAGGGCATTCAGGGCGTCTGA
- a CDS encoding beta-lactamase domain protein, protein MNEFYGSDSNALHRTEMTPRIMKVSFYGAAEEVGRSCLMVSTGNANILLDAGLGNVNEQEGSEMRMPEITDETLGSIDAIVVTHAHLDHCCFVAHAYARGFSGKVYATKPTVELMKLQVADYVRISKPKEITGKVLRKLSGSYIYSEYRKPIFIKGVKVEFINAGHILGSAMIRLSYGGKSLLYTGDMNLQSSLVLNGADMNGISADTLIMESTYGGDADVFGSRETRAAGMVKSINETILQGGKVIIPSFGIGRSQEVLMLLHGAMERGQLQRTPIYVDGAIGKIMKIHRQNLRYCRKDVRSAMQSDKNFEFVGKRDRNRIAKGGSCIVVTTSGMMKGGPVIFYLRKLAGDPNNKLIIVGYQAEGTPGRLIRDGAKEVELDGKMLQIRLKIEQHRIMAHSDRMMLDRTPEMVRGVRKIFLVHGDIEKQRSLGTHMSPRYATIVPKIGETYTA, encoded by the coding sequence ATGAATGAATTTTACGGAAGCGATAGCAACGCGTTGCATCGCACAGAAATGACGCCGCGGATTATGAAGGTGTCTTTTTACGGGGCCGCCGAAGAGGTCGGCAGGAGCTGCCTGATGGTAAGCACAGGCAATGCAAACATACTGCTTGACGCAGGGCTTGGCAATGTAAACGAACAGGAAGGCAGCGAAATGCGCATGCCGGAGATAACAGACGAAACGCTCGGCAGCATCGATGCGATAGTCGTAACGCATGCGCACCTGGACCACTGCTGCTTCGTAGCGCACGCCTATGCAAGGGGATTTTCCGGGAAGGTGTACGCCACAAAACCGACGGTGGAGCTCATGAAGCTGCAGGTTGCGGACTACGTGCGCATATCTAAGCCCAAGGAAATCACCGGAAAGGTTCTTAGGAAGCTTTCTGGAAGCTACATTTACTCAGAATACAGGAAGCCGATTTTCATAAAAGGGGTGAAGGTCGAGTTTATAAACGCCGGGCACATACTCGGAAGCGCTATGATAAGGCTAAGCTACGGCGGCAAATCGCTGCTGTACACCGGAGACATGAACCTGCAGAGCAGCCTAGTTCTTAACGGCGCTGACATGAATGGCATTTCTGCTGATACTCTGATAATGGAGAGCACATACGGAGGGGATGCCGACGTTTTCGGAAGCCGCGAGACCAGGGCGGCAGGCATGGTCAAGAGCATAAACGAAACCATACTGCAGGGAGGCAAGGTGATAATACCGAGCTTCGGCATAGGCAGGTCTCAGGAAGTGCTGATGCTGCTCCACGGCGCAATGGAAAGAGGCCAGCTGCAGCGAACCCCGATTTATGTGGACGGCGCAATAGGAAAGATCATGAAGATACACAGGCAGAATCTCAGGTACTGCAGGAAGGACGTGCGCAGCGCGATGCAAAGCGACAAAAACTTTGAATTTGTAGGCAAGAGGGACCGCAACAGGATAGCCAAGGGCGGAAGCTGCATTGTGGTGACGACCAGCGGAATGATGAAGGGAGGGCCGGTTATATTTTACCTGCGCAAACTTGCAGGCGATCCTAACAACAAGCTCATAATAGTCGGCTACCAGGCAGAAGGCACCCCGGGAAGGCTTATACGCGACGGCGCAAAGGAAGTCGAACTTGACGGAAAGATGCTGCAGATAAGGCTCAAGATAGAGCAGCACCGCATAATGGCCCATTCGGACAGGATGATGCTCGACAGGACTCCCGAAATGGTGCGTGGAGTAAGAAAAATATTTCTGGTGCATGGCGATATAGAAAAGCAGAGATCGCTTGGCACGCACATGTCGCCAAGATACGCCACGATAGTACCGAAAATAGGAGAGACGTACACCGCCTAA
- a CDS encoding ribosomal RNA adenine methylase transferase — MMKSGNDAEPEVHAPDSIIRPKRKLGQNFLKSPKIAEFEAGYADGKNALELGAGLGVLTRKLCEVANSVVAVEKDKALFDRLKMNLAFHNLKLINADFFDLDPEVFKKCDIMVSNIPYNISSKVLMWLSEHKMQAVLCLQREFVDHIIARPGSRKYSKLSVFSQLNFRIYPIKRVSRLSFYPAPKVDSSIILLDPKDAKIDGQAMKVISLLMEHKKKRIGNALADSSGELGISKALAKSLAEGRYEDMRPFQLAPEELAALAEELAESIAENGENSE, encoded by the coding sequence ATGATGAAAAGCGGAAACGATGCAGAACCTGAGGTGCATGCCCCGGATAGCATAATAAGGCCGAAAAGGAAGCTGGGGCAGAACTTTCTCAAGAGCCCAAAAATAGCCGAGTTCGAGGCAGGTTATGCGGACGGCAAGAATGCGCTGGAACTGGGCGCAGGGCTGGGCGTGCTGACCAGGAAGCTCTGCGAGGTCGCTAACTCGGTTGTCGCAGTCGAGAAGGACAAAGCCCTGTTTGACAGGCTGAAAATGAATCTTGCATTCCACAACCTCAAGCTTATAAACGCAGACTTTTTCGACCTGGACCCCGAAGTTTTCAAGAAATGCGACATAATGGTATCGAACATACCATACAACATATCCAGCAAGGTGCTCATGTGGCTGTCAGAGCACAAGATGCAGGCGGTCCTGTGCCTGCAGCGCGAATTCGTTGACCACATTATTGCAAGACCCGGCAGCAGGAAATATTCAAAGCTCAGCGTATTCTCCCAGCTGAACTTCAGAATCTACCCAATAAAAAGGGTCTCAAGGCTGTCATTCTATCCTGCGCCCAAGGTTGATTCATCCATAATACTGCTTGACCCAAAGGACGCAAAGATAGACGGTCAGGCAATGAAAGTAATATCATTGCTAATGGAGCACAAGAAGAAAAGGATTGGCAACGCCCTTGCAGACTCGTCGGGAGAGCTGGGAATAAGCAAGGCCCTTGCCAAGTCGCTTGCCGAGGGAAGGTACGAAGACATGAGGCCTTTCCAGCTTGCTCCTGAAGAGCTTGCCGCCCTTGCAGAAGAACTTGCGGAATCCATAGCAGAAAATGGCGAAAATTCAGAATGA
- a CDS encoding Thymidylate kinase-like protein, translated as MAQSDKKSFLISFEGVGAAGKSLQVDMLRRDPDMQKCMSMKIAKGVSRQSMQESLWPFRDRETERLWVTVLPKVHPGTDMLAFIAAMNENCLTMKDELASDQDGKLKVIIFDRYIDTALTHAVARAALAGEHEDGPAIKSLFGTFFALKEHIEWPDLTIVIDTPIEVAEGRAMKRENHGYSETDRKGFKTISEAYRKLASYEPDRVHFIDGRKSPEEILSEIKDLIRNKTGAQWKKDTTA; from the coding sequence ATGGCGCAAAGCGATAAGAAAAGTTTTCTGATAAGCTTCGAAGGAGTGGGTGCAGCTGGAAAAAGCCTGCAAGTTGACATGCTCAGAAGGGATCCGGATATGCAGAAATGCATGTCAATGAAAATAGCGAAAGGCGTCAGCAGGCAGAGCATGCAGGAGTCGCTCTGGCCATTCAGGGACAGGGAAACTGAGCGCCTGTGGGTTACAGTCCTTCCAAAGGTGCATCCAGGCACTGACATGCTGGCATTCATAGCCGCGATGAACGAAAACTGCCTTACAATGAAGGACGAGCTGGCTTCTGATCAGGACGGAAAATTAAAGGTCATAATATTCGACAGGTATATAGACACAGCACTGACTCATGCCGTTGCACGAGCTGCGCTTGCAGGTGAGCATGAGGACGGCCCAGCAATAAAAAGCCTGTTTGGCACATTTTTCGCCCTAAAGGAGCACATAGAATGGCCTGACCTTACCATTGTAATAGACACCCCGATAGAGGTCGCCGAAGGCCGCGCCATGAAAAGGGAAAACCACGGCTATTCGGAAACTGACCGCAAGGGCTTCAAGACAATATCCGAGGCTTACAGAAAGCTTGCAAGCTACGAGCCAGACAGGGTGCACTTTATAGACGGCAGGAAAAGCCCTGAGGAAATCCTGTCAGAGATAAAAGATCTCATAAGGAATAAGACTGGTGCACAATGGAAAAAAGATACGACTGCGTAA
- a CDS encoding geranylgeranylglyceryl phosphate synthase family protein, which produces MDVESIFRRSGAIKHLSLFDPDKNPPSRAAAVAMKMEKEGTDGILIGGSDSLHSEIIRRTVMSVKRRVKLPVMQIIRDPSEITKYADAVLVPVVLNSYDASYCIGIAMGAIHVLKALGVPCIPIGYILIGSPSTASFVTKSIPVPTTRPKVIRQLAIGAEGMGLKALYLEGGSGSSKPVPPAFIEEAAKSTKFPIIVGGGIRDNRSVMAAAKAGADIIVTGSIIEEAGTIKGLFNGAKR; this is translated from the coding sequence GTGGATGTAGAAAGCATTTTCAGGAGAAGCGGTGCGATCAAGCATCTCTCGCTCTTTGATCCGGACAAAAACCCGCCGTCTAGGGCTGCGGCAGTTGCCATGAAGATGGAAAAGGAGGGCACTGACGGCATACTGATCGGAGGGTCTGATTCCCTTCACAGCGAAATAATACGAAGGACTGTAATGTCAGTCAAGCGCAGGGTCAAGCTGCCTGTCATGCAGATAATAAGGGACCCGAGCGAAATAACAAAGTATGCTGACGCGGTGCTGGTGCCAGTTGTGCTCAATTCTTACGACGCAAGCTACTGCATCGGCATAGCCATGGGCGCAATACATGTGCTGAAGGCATTGGGGGTGCCGTGCATACCGATAGGATACATACTTATAGGATCTCCGAGCACCGCCTCTTTTGTTACGAAATCAATTCCAGTTCCGACAACAAGGCCTAAGGTCATAAGGCAGCTTGCCATAGGCGCTGAGGGCATGGGGCTAAAAGCGCTCTACCTTGAGGGCGGATCCGGGTCGTCAAAGCCCGTGCCGCCGGCTTTCATAGAGGAAGCCGCCAAAAGCACAAAATTCCCGATAATAGTGGGGGGCGGAATAAGGGACAACCGGAGCGTGATGGCCGCGGCAAAGGCCGGGGCAGACATAATAGTGACAGGCTCGATAATAGAGGAGGCTGGCACAATTAAAGGGTTATTCAATGGCGCAAAGCGATAA
- a CDS encoding putative metal dependent hydrolase: protein MDAKSIKWIGHAGFFIECGPLILAIDPFRVESKPEKLADIVLVTHPHFDHCSREDIIKVAKRDATIIAPKGCIEGDAGLRVEISKPGFKKDFEGLSIEAVPAYNTKPERLSYHPRSNGWVGYVVGYNGARLYHAGDTDAIPEMAALGEIEYALLPIGGTYTMDVEEAIGAAKTIGARHTVPMHYKNLLGKEGSKAVESKFRSEVEGALIMPEIQKPTYSF from the coding sequence ATGGATGCAAAAAGCATAAAATGGATTGGCCATGCAGGCTTCTTTATCGAATGCGGACCCTTGATTTTGGCCATTGATCCGTTTCGCGTCGAGAGCAAGCCTGAAAAATTGGCTGACATCGTGCTTGTCACCCATCCGCATTTCGACCACTGCAGCAGGGAAGACATAATTAAGGTCGCCAAGCGCGATGCGACGATTATAGCCCCTAAAGGATGCATTGAGGGAGATGCAGGCTTGCGCGTCGAAATATCTAAGCCCGGATTCAAAAAGGATTTTGAAGGCTTGTCAATAGAGGCTGTTCCGGCCTACAACACAAAGCCTGAAAGGCTTTCTTACCATCCAAGGTCCAACGGCTGGGTCGGATATGTAGTTGGATACAATGGTGCAAGGCTGTACCACGCAGGCGACACAGACGCCATTCCGGAAATGGCCGCGCTTGGCGAGATAGAATACGCACTGCTGCCAATCGGCGGAACTTATACAATGGATGTCGAAGAGGCAATAGGCGCTGCGAAGACCATAGGGGCAAGGCACACTGTGCCCATGCACTACAAGAATCTGCTTGGCAAGGAGGGCTCCAAGGCTGTGGAATCCAAATTCAGGTCCGAGGTCGAAGGCGCCTTGATAATGCCAGAAATACAAAAGCCTACATATTCATTCTGA
- a CDS encoding Enoyl-CoA hydratase/isomerase, with product MISPAHIRLFSTAIHIMQASKYLLFFEIQHQKQATWPALLTRHINLIFGLQNMADESVVVEHGTTTSITLNRPDIHNAINFDVLTGLRDAFASLLKDNSCRSIVLKGAGKSFCSGSDIKYLAAFKNSGEAAEFFDMMYIVYHYVESIDKPVIAEIHGSCMGAGLELAAVCDLRIASSDATFAMPEVKLGITPSGGATYRLPTVIGQTATRYMVLTGETIGADEAYRIGLLNKVVEPAKLDEEVRKVAEAINASSRTAVGNAKLAMTENQKFERRMEREKYIQSFIDTDGKEGLDAFINHRKPEFKS from the coding sequence ATGATCTCGCCTGCACACATCCGTTTATTCAGTACTGCAATCCATATTATGCAAGCCTCCAAATATTTATTATTTTTTGAAATCCAGCATCAAAAGCAAGCGACATGGCCAGCACTTCTCACAAGGCATATAAATTTAATCTTCGGATTACAAAACATGGCAGACGAAAGCGTGGTCGTTGAGCACGGCACTACCACAAGCATAACGCTCAACAGGCCAGACATACACAACGCAATAAACTTCGACGTACTCACCGGGCTCAGGGACGCCTTCGCGTCGCTGCTGAAGGACAATTCGTGCAGATCCATAGTGCTGAAGGGCGCTGGCAAATCATTCTGCTCCGGAAGCGATATCAAATATCTTGCAGCATTCAAGAACTCCGGCGAGGCCGCCGAATTCTTTGACATGATGTACATAGTCTACCATTACGTAGAGAGCATAGACAAGCCTGTTATAGCAGAGATCCATGGCAGCTGCATGGGCGCAGGGCTTGAGCTGGCTGCCGTATGCGACCTGCGCATAGCCTCCAGCGATGCAACATTCGCAATGCCGGAGGTCAAGCTCGGCATAACTCCCAGTGGCGGCGCCACATATAGGCTGCCCACAGTTATAGGGCAGACTGCTACAAGGTACATGGTGCTTACCGGGGAAACTATTGGCGCAGATGAAGCGTACCGGATCGGCCTGCTAAACAAGGTTGTTGAACCTGCAAAGCTGGATGAAGAGGTGCGCAAGGTCGCCGAAGCGATAAATGCGAGCTCGCGCACTGCAGTTGGCAACGCGAAGCTCGCAATGACAGAGAACCAGAAATTCGAAAGGAGGATGGAGAGGGAGAAGTACATACAGTCGTTCATAGACACCGACGGCAAGGAGGGTCTTGACGCCTTCATAAACCACAGGAAGCCAGAATTCAAGAGCTGA
- a CDS encoding geranylgeranyl reductase encodes MEKRYDCVIVGGSITGLTAARELSKKASVLLVESNPAIGTPFRCSGFINAPAFEEFALDKSQIQNSISRLEVVHGGSRLTFASKKPSGFVTERPALERSLLGEIEPYTDIVAGDRVVDIKGATVSLHTSGNVSAGCLIGADGTNSLVRRSIGIADPEKVTAVQFELPGSFESDCATIYVGEEFMPFHLWVIPVNESLARIGVGASGDVKAGMQRLLELVKKYKIADYPRYSESRFMVNTLPASPVSSTGTGSTMLAGMSGGIIKPLSLGGIYFGMLSSSMAARSLIDGTLASGYRRKLENAGILRRVSDEFALLKRWSSLTDAELGNAFGSAKMGYGSEIPMPSGETSQTSGITGVIKFLIANSAAGG; translated from the coding sequence ATGGAAAAAAGATACGACTGCGTAATAGTAGGGGGAAGCATTACCGGTCTTACTGCTGCGAGGGAGCTTTCCAAAAAGGCTAGCGTGCTGCTTGTAGAATCAAATCCTGCAATAGGTACGCCGTTCAGGTGCTCCGGCTTTATAAATGCGCCCGCATTTGAAGAATTCGCTCTGGACAAATCGCAAATACAAAACAGCATATCAAGATTGGAAGTGGTGCATGGCGGCAGCAGACTTACTTTTGCAAGCAAAAAGCCTTCCGGCTTTGTCACCGAGAGGCCCGCGCTCGAGAGGTCGCTGCTGGGCGAGATTGAGCCATACACCGACATAGTCGCAGGCGACAGGGTTGTCGACATAAAAGGCGCCACTGTAAGCCTGCACACGTCGGGAAATGTCTCTGCCGGATGCCTCATCGGCGCCGACGGCACTAATTCGCTGGTGCGCAGGAGCATTGGCATAGCAGATCCTGAAAAGGTTACTGCTGTTCAATTCGAGCTGCCCGGCAGCTTTGAAAGCGACTGTGCCACGATATATGTGGGCGAGGAATTCATGCCGTTCCATCTGTGGGTCATTCCAGTAAACGAATCCCTTGCAAGGATAGGCGTGGGTGCGTCGGGAGACGTGAAGGCCGGCATGCAAAGGCTTCTGGAACTGGTAAAAAAATACAAGATAGCAGACTATCCAAGATATAGTGAGTCGAGGTTCATGGTCAACACGCTTCCGGCCAGCCCGGTGTCAAGCACAGGCACTGGAAGCACAATGCTGGCCGGGATGTCCGGCGGCATAATAAAGCCTCTTAGCCTTGGCGGCATATATTTCGGGATGCTTTCCTCAAGCATGGCCGCGCGCAGCTTAATCGATGGCACTCTTGCCTCCGGATATAGGCGCAAGCTTGAGAATGCCGGAATACTCAGGCGCGTATCTGACGAGTTTGCGCTGCTGAAGAGATGGTCAAGCCTGACCGATGCCGAGCTGGGCAATGCGTTCGGCAGCGCAAAGATGGGATACGGTAGCGAGATTCCAATGCCTTCTGGCGAAACTTCGCAAACCTCCGGCATAACCGGGGTTATAAAATTCCTAATCGCAAATTCTGCAGCTGGTGGCTGA